In Streptomyces sp. NBC_00483, a single window of DNA contains:
- a CDS encoding SCO6881 family protein, giving the protein MGACDLPLMNTVCDAVGGVASTTGEAVTDGIGAWIAKSMGEMAQAAADLATKAVDKTTAIDLNADWFRHNYELLLPIGLVLTVGTFCLQLTRAAWRRDERALAQAVCGTVAGVLFAFAAIACSTVAITVVDALSAGLFQAANTSADDAVRRIIKVNELGAMYGLGWGTPALIALGCAIGAFLYWAVMVARKVGILILVSLAVFAGAGGGWEVARRWRRGWIEATGTLIVSKLLMTIVFLLGVSAMGKTDANGGLGALSDALAGMVVMVLVLLCPYATYKFVHWAADGGGHDDLHRTGVAGIGVAAGAAKTAGQLAMQAGTGTPAPQGPSKVPGQGSGGVASGIDPTGGSGGDSAPKQTHFRFGEDPNSSGDKGRALIRRPPTDGDRGVPLIRRPGQGGEDAAPVATGPTPQGASVAPPQVLHEDPPAPRRSGPPPQGGDTP; this is encoded by the coding sequence ATGGGGGCGTGTGACCTTCCTCTGATGAACACCGTGTGCGACGCCGTCGGCGGTGTCGCCAGCACGACTGGTGAAGCTGTCACCGACGGCATCGGCGCCTGGATCGCCAAGTCGATGGGCGAAATGGCCCAGGCCGCGGCGGACCTGGCGACCAAGGCCGTCGACAAGACCACGGCCATTGATCTGAATGCCGACTGGTTTCGGCACAACTACGAGTTGCTGTTGCCCATCGGGCTCGTGCTGACCGTGGGCACGTTCTGCCTGCAGCTCACCCGGGCCGCATGGCGCCGCGACGAGCGTGCGCTCGCCCAGGCCGTCTGCGGCACGGTGGCCGGCGTCCTGTTCGCGTTCGCTGCCATCGCCTGCTCCACGGTGGCGATCACTGTGGTCGACGCGCTCAGCGCGGGCCTGTTCCAGGCGGCCAACACTTCGGCGGACGATGCGGTGCGCCGCATTATCAAGGTCAACGAGCTGGGGGCGATGTACGGGCTGGGCTGGGGAACCCCCGCGCTCATCGCGCTCGGCTGCGCTATCGGGGCGTTCTTGTACTGGGCGGTGATGGTCGCCCGCAAGGTCGGCATCTTGATCCTCGTCTCGCTCGCGGTGTTCGCCGGGGCGGGCGGCGGTTGGGAGGTCGCGCGGCGCTGGCGGCGCGGCTGGATCGAGGCAACCGGCACCCTGATCGTGTCGAAGCTGCTGATGACCATCGTTTTCCTGCTCGGTGTGTCCGCCATGGGAAAGACGGATGCCAACGGCGGGCTCGGTGCGCTGTCCGATGCGCTCGCCGGCATGGTCGTCATGGTGCTCGTGCTGCTGTGCCCGTACGCGACGTACAAGTTCGTGCACTGGGCGGCCGACGGTGGCGGCCACGACGACCTGCACCGCACCGGCGTCGCGGGCATCGGAGTCGCGGCGGGTGCGGCGAAGACCGCGGGCCAACTCGCCATGCAGGCCGGCACCGGCACGCCTGCGCCCCAGGGACCGTCCAAGGTGCCGGGCCAGGGCTCGGGCGGGGTGGCCTCCGGGATCGACCCGACCGGCGGCTCGGGTGGCGACAGCGCGCCGAAGCAGACCCACTTCCGCTTCGGCGAGGACCCGAACAGCAGCGGGGACAAGGGCCGGGCCCTGATCCGTCGACCTCCCACTGACGGCGACCGCGGCGTCCCGCTCATCCGGCGTCCCGGCCAGGGCGGAGAGGACGCGGCCCCTGTGGCCACCGGCCCGACCCCGCAGGGCGCGTCCGTCGCGCCGCCGCAGGTCCTGCACGAGGATCCGCCGGCGCCGCGGCGCAGCGGGCCTCCGCCGCAGGGTGGTGACACCCCGTAG
- a CDS encoding DUF6112 family protein, with protein sequence MQHAQILAYNPGVTPSEGGLPGLDVLKKVIGSINLFGIIAVVGALAISAIVWAWGHHSGGHQAEATGKKGTVVAAGCALLLGAANGIVAFFSAMGTQVH encoded by the coding sequence ATGCAGCACGCCCAGATCCTGGCGTACAACCCCGGCGTCACGCCGAGCGAGGGCGGTCTTCCCGGTCTCGATGTCCTGAAGAAGGTCATCGGCAGCATCAATCTGTTCGGCATCATCGCCGTAGTCGGCGCGCTCGCAATCTCCGCGATCGTGTGGGCCTGGGGACACCACAGTGGCGGCCATCAGGCCGAGGCCACCGGCAAGAAGGGCACGGTCGTGGCTGCCGGGTGCGCCCTGCTGCTGGGGGCCGCGAACGGCATCGTGGCGTTCTTCTCGGCGATGGGGACGCAGGTTCACTGA
- a CDS encoding C40 family peptidase yields MKVALAVIGTVALAPFLLIAPLGIALSGADSAQAGSCAPGGTQAVDSAAVAKQVASALNGHGESSVSVSGLEAPAEQIPNARDIVAAGRVMKVPARGQVVALATSLQESGLRNLDYGDRDSLGLFQQRPSKGWGTTAQVRDPVHASTKFYEALLRVPGWQSMTVAQAAQTVQKSGFPDAYAKWEPLAAALQKGIASSLPAQSDSGSGGNSDPDAASDATDTTFPECGNEEDGTGFGTIPAGALPKGYKIPAGSPKPVRTAIRWGLGQLGTPYQWGGECSDPRGQDPMGRCDCSSLMQASYKTGGLSLSRTTYTQVKEGKAVSVDALEPGDLLFTEGTAEVPEHVGMFIGNGLILQAPHTGDVVKISPLADWRPNVLAARRIV; encoded by the coding sequence ATGAAGGTGGCCTTGGCCGTCATCGGTACCGTGGCACTCGCACCATTCCTCCTGATCGCCCCGCTGGGGATCGCGCTTTCCGGCGCGGACTCAGCCCAGGCAGGTTCTTGTGCACCCGGTGGCACACAGGCGGTGGACTCTGCGGCTGTGGCCAAGCAGGTGGCTTCAGCCCTCAACGGACACGGCGAAAGCTCAGTCTCGGTCTCGGGGCTCGAAGCCCCTGCCGAGCAGATCCCGAACGCCAGGGACATCGTGGCCGCGGGGCGTGTGATGAAGGTTCCGGCTCGTGGCCAGGTGGTCGCCCTGGCTACTTCCCTCCAGGAGTCGGGGCTTCGCAATCTCGACTACGGCGACCGGGATTCGCTCGGGCTGTTCCAGCAGCGGCCCAGCAAGGGCTGGGGGACGACGGCGCAAGTCCGTGATCCGGTGCACGCATCGACGAAGTTCTACGAGGCGCTGCTCAGGGTTCCCGGGTGGCAGTCCATGACCGTCGCACAGGCTGCGCAGACGGTGCAGAAGAGTGGCTTCCCTGATGCGTACGCCAAGTGGGAGCCGCTCGCAGCGGCCTTGCAAAAGGGCATCGCCTCGTCTCTGCCGGCGCAGTCGGACTCCGGTTCCGGAGGGAACTCCGACCCGGATGCTGCGAGCGATGCCACGGACACTACGTTCCCCGAATGTGGCAACGAGGAGGACGGCACCGGCTTCGGCACCATCCCAGCCGGTGCCCTCCCCAAGGGCTACAAGATCCCGGCCGGCTCCCCGAAGCCGGTACGTACCGCGATCCGTTGGGGGCTTGGCCAGCTCGGTACCCCGTATCAGTGGGGCGGCGAGTGCAGCGATCCGCGCGGCCAGGATCCGATGGGCCGCTGCGACTGCTCGTCCTTGATGCAGGCGTCGTACAAGACGGGTGGCCTCTCCCTCTCCCGGACCACGTACACGCAGGTCAAGGAGGGCAAGGCGGTCAGTGTCGATGCCCTGGAGCCGGGTGACCTCCTCTTCACCGAGGGCACGGCCGAAGTCCCAGAGCACGTCGGGATGTTCATCGGCAACGGTCTGATCCTGCAGGCCCCGCACACCGGCGACGTGGTCAAGATTTCGCCCCTCGCCGACTGGCGGCCGAACGTGCTGGCCGCTCGCCGGATCGTCTGA
- a CDS encoding DUF5655 domain-containing protein — MSNLKVFKVRGRDVAEVPGQAVSVEVNLQRLIEANMETMLGIRFLATEYRTGRHGGRIDSLGLDEDGTPVIVEYKRTRDEAVVVQGLSYMCWLQDHHHEFENLARDKLGEAAAGSVDWSAPRIVCIAGAFTYHETVAVEMIPHRIDLMAYRVFDDSVTLQLVSATGGTRTTARGKTLSPARSGTAAPKSVQQYLDASPKELRELYADLDELLLSHSDVQREPQVHYFAYRRIKNVATVRVQPRNKLLVVNLRLDPDAVNMCDGFTRDMRGLGSLGLQGDVVEVRIASREDLDRAADLIRRSVEAG, encoded by the coding sequence ATGAGCAACCTGAAGGTCTTCAAGGTCAGAGGCAGGGACGTCGCGGAGGTCCCCGGCCAGGCCGTCAGTGTCGAGGTCAACCTGCAGAGGTTGATCGAGGCCAACATGGAGACGATGTTGGGCATCCGGTTCCTGGCGACGGAGTACCGCACTGGGCGGCACGGGGGCAGGATCGATTCGCTGGGCCTCGATGAGGACGGCACGCCGGTCATCGTCGAGTACAAGCGGACCCGGGACGAGGCAGTCGTCGTCCAGGGGCTCTCGTACATGTGCTGGCTCCAGGACCATCACCATGAGTTCGAGAACCTGGCCCGGGACAAACTCGGCGAGGCAGCGGCCGGATCGGTCGACTGGAGTGCCCCACGGATCGTGTGCATCGCCGGCGCCTTCACGTATCACGAGACGGTGGCAGTGGAGATGATCCCGCACCGGATCGACCTCATGGCATACCGCGTCTTCGACGACTCCGTCACGTTGCAGCTCGTCAGCGCAACAGGCGGTACCCGGACCACTGCGCGCGGCAAGACCTTGTCGCCGGCCCGCTCGGGTACCGCGGCGCCGAAGTCGGTCCAGCAGTATCTCGACGCGTCGCCCAAGGAGCTGCGCGAGCTGTACGCCGATCTCGACGAGCTTCTGCTGTCGCACAGTGATGTGCAGCGGGAGCCGCAGGTGCACTACTTCGCGTACCGGCGAATCAAGAATGTCGCCACGGTGCGCGTCCAGCCCAGGAACAAGCTGCTCGTTGTGAATCTGCGCCTCGACCCTGACGCCGTGAACATGTGCGACGGGTTCACCCGGGACATGCGGGGACTTGGCAGTCTGGGCCTGCAGGGCGACGTTGTCGAGGTGCGCATCGCCTCCCGCGAGGATCTCGACCGTGCGGCCGACCTGATCCGGCGCAGCGTCGAGGCCGGGTAA
- a CDS encoding type I-E CRISPR-associated endoribonuclease Cas2 translates to MPTSPPGFLPRCLLEISPGVFISNPSSRTRHSLWDKVRQCADQGALPRPHHQQRRAVWALGHSYRFR, encoded by the coding sequence CTGCCCACCAGTCCTCCGGGTTTTCTCCCCCGGTGCCTCCTCGAGATTTCACCAGGTGTCTTCATCAGCAATCCCAGCAGCCGCACCCGCCACTCCCTCTGGGACAAAGTCCGGCAGTGCGCAGACCAGGGCGCACTTCCGCGCCCACACCACCAACAACGAAGAGCCGTTTGGGCCCTTGGTCACTCATATCGGTTCCGCTGA
- a CDS encoding type I-E CRISPR-associated protein Cse1/CasA yields the protein MESGAGKSEGPLRTLPASRISWDPRKRECIPIVRIDGSYGKVTLVAAFREADDLIEVAGSTPGETVALLEYLLAICYAFKAQPESSSRWAEEMDSGRSFAELADGLEQCCETEGGGDCEHWDLFHPTAPLGQNALLAPYLDEYGAGPAQLVIEQVGDYHQFFDHHHLEHSTPLPADAAFRAMLTQHAYGPGGRARIAGEATLGPTLNNLARGRLAGRIRVIALGQTLSDTLRLNLIPYAKDGLDGDHFNRTWTVAPQPRRTFKAKPPGRAPAGPADLHSVLGRSVLLRPAVTEGGDIVVDRVLLAAGELLEELDPHQIPDAVYTSAGKSGAARPLQPAESKAFWREAHALYAAVADRQVRPGGGSGGVAGLYDRIARLPRRRLELMAVGLIARQTTVVSWVCDTFPFVPGREQDLRYAAERGSALAEYVADALSKAASTAWTMAYPNPKPADKKDQIARFDAGPEHWAHTAEHFHTLLEETIAAADDEARLDAALITYAAELATAARRFLLHRLDSLPSNTQGHRARARALHRLKQLLYEDKKTPTELTKGEGS from the coding sequence GTGGAATCGGGTGCCGGAAAGAGTGAGGGGCCGTTACGCACCCTCCCTGCCTCTCGGATCAGTTGGGACCCGCGGAAGCGCGAGTGCATACCCATCGTCCGGATAGACGGTTCGTACGGGAAGGTCACGCTCGTTGCGGCGTTCCGCGAGGCGGACGATCTGATCGAGGTCGCTGGCAGTACGCCCGGTGAGACAGTTGCTCTGCTGGAGTACCTTCTGGCGATCTGTTATGCCTTCAAGGCTCAGCCGGAGAGTTCCAGTCGGTGGGCTGAGGAAATGGATTCGGGACGTTCCTTCGCTGAGCTCGCGGACGGGCTGGAGCAGTGCTGCGAGACGGAGGGCGGTGGCGACTGCGAGCACTGGGACCTCTTCCACCCCACCGCCCCCCTCGGTCAGAACGCTCTCCTGGCCCCTTACCTCGACGAATACGGTGCCGGCCCGGCGCAGCTCGTGATCGAGCAAGTCGGTGACTACCACCAGTTCTTCGATCACCACCATCTGGAACATAGCACTCCGCTGCCCGCTGATGCCGCGTTCCGCGCGATGCTCACCCAGCACGCCTATGGGCCCGGCGGGCGGGCCCGTATCGCCGGCGAGGCCACCCTCGGCCCCACGCTGAACAACCTCGCCCGCGGCCGACTCGCCGGACGTATCCGCGTCATCGCTCTCGGCCAAACGCTCAGCGACACGCTGCGACTCAATCTGATCCCGTACGCCAAGGATGGACTCGACGGCGACCACTTCAATCGGACCTGGACCGTGGCTCCGCAGCCTCGCCGGACCTTCAAGGCCAAGCCGCCCGGCCGTGCCCCCGCGGGGCCTGCCGACCTGCACTCCGTGCTGGGCCGGTCCGTCCTGCTGCGCCCCGCGGTGACCGAGGGTGGGGACATCGTGGTGGACAGGGTGCTACTTGCCGCGGGAGAGCTGCTCGAAGAGCTGGACCCGCATCAGATTCCCGATGCGGTGTACACCTCGGCCGGCAAGAGCGGAGCGGCCCGCCCATTGCAGCCCGCGGAGTCCAAGGCGTTCTGGCGGGAGGCGCATGCCCTGTACGCGGCCGTCGCGGACCGCCAGGTGAGGCCCGGTGGCGGGTCGGGCGGTGTGGCGGGTCTCTACGACCGGATCGCACGGCTGCCCCGGCGTCGTCTGGAGCTGATGGCGGTGGGGCTGATCGCCCGCCAGACCACCGTGGTCAGCTGGGTCTGCGACACCTTCCCCTTCGTACCCGGCCGTGAGCAGGATCTGCGCTATGCCGCCGAGCGAGGCTCCGCGCTCGCCGAATATGTGGCCGACGCGTTGTCCAAGGCCGCGTCCACCGCCTGGACGATGGCCTACCCCAACCCGAAGCCGGCCGACAAGAAGGACCAGATCGCCCGGTTCGACGCAGGCCCGGAACACTGGGCCCACACCGCTGAGCACTTCCACACGCTCCTTGAAGAGACGATCGCCGCCGCAGACGACGAGGCGCGACTTGACGCGGCACTCATCACGTACGCCGCGGAACTGGCCACCGCAGCACGCCGCTTCCTGCTCCACCGCCTCGACTCCTTGCCCTCAAACACCCAGGGCCACCGCGCCAGAGCTCGCGCACTGCACCGGCTCAAGCAACTCCTCTACGAGGACAAGAAGACCCCGACGGAACTGACGAAAGGGGAGGGATCATGA
- the casB gene encoding type I-E CRISPR-associated protein Cse2/CasB produces the protein MTASPDTTLATTTPGEQLTAWLASLVRSREYGKLADLRRPGAETEARIMAGWMDPEHREVLELVAFLFAVYHRGSSRPSYGSGSFGTALRRIGSGGHRGPTDPGAARLMERITASRRPPARHLQHAVARLRSGEQHPPAWAQLTDDLIRWNDRRSRVRYGWAVDFYEPPRRPSRRGSTAPTQPEDDAQ, from the coding sequence ATGACCGCTTCACCGGACACGACGCTCGCCACGACCACTCCGGGCGAGCAGCTCACCGCCTGGCTTGCCTCCCTGGTCCGTTCACGCGAATACGGGAAGCTGGCCGATCTGCGCCGCCCGGGCGCGGAGACCGAGGCAAGGATCATGGCCGGCTGGATGGATCCCGAGCACCGGGAGGTGCTGGAGCTCGTCGCGTTCCTTTTTGCCGTCTACCACCGCGGCAGCTCCCGGCCCTCGTACGGCAGCGGCAGCTTCGGCACCGCGCTGCGCAGGATCGGCAGCGGGGGTCACAGGGGGCCCACCGACCCCGGGGCCGCCCGGCTGATGGAGCGCATCACCGCCAGCCGTCGGCCTCCGGCCCGTCATCTCCAGCACGCCGTGGCCCGGCTGCGCTCCGGTGAGCAGCACCCGCCGGCCTGGGCGCAGCTCACCGACGACCTGATCCGCTGGAACGACCGCCGCAGCAGGGTCCGTTACGGCTGGGCTGTCGACTTCTACGAGCCGCCCCGTCGGCCTTCCCGCCGCGGCTCCACCGCACCGACCCAACCGGAGGACGACGCGCAGTGA
- a CDS encoding type I-E CRISPR-associated protein Cas7/Cse4/CasC — protein MTSPLTLPGPQYLSLHLLETLAAVLPVRDENGMPKTIVYGGVERHMITSQARRRAERVHSRNRANRGEGALAGRTMGVRTREWALFTARALQATHGWEYDEAVVMARAVLEGVGLKFGDRAKKTVAHLTKVLVFAPRDAGDRIAAHVHSVRGELEVWLGKFLAAQEAAAQKAKSKRSKAAVDDTAEEGGSKLLALPRTSRATVLAALAPRDAIDIALYGRFLAEIPDSPNVDGAIQSAHAFTVHEAEQTDDFYAAADDAKLDRKANALDFLDAAETAEHGGAGMTGYQSLISGTFYRHAVLDRLRLRTNLVAGGFAEDEVEVVAAAAEGEFVTAFVDAFPEAKRNSTASTGSLPVLVLAFDGDRAFNYASAFQKPIDEAAEKAPAGEVAARRLLAHHDFVRARRTDLSAVRALTYDLAVHGVLQELGIKDVTSVEGLTA, from the coding sequence GTGACCAGCCCCCTCACCCTGCCCGGGCCGCAGTACCTCTCCCTGCATCTGCTGGAGACGCTCGCCGCCGTCCTGCCGGTCCGCGACGAGAACGGGATGCCGAAGACGATCGTCTACGGCGGCGTCGAACGCCACATGATCACCAGTCAGGCCCGGCGCCGCGCTGAACGCGTCCACTCCCGCAACCGTGCCAACCGGGGCGAGGGCGCCCTGGCCGGCCGCACCATGGGCGTACGCACCCGGGAATGGGCCTTGTTCACCGCCAGGGCCTTGCAGGCCACGCACGGTTGGGAGTACGACGAGGCAGTGGTCATGGCTCGGGCCGTCCTGGAAGGAGTCGGGCTGAAGTTCGGTGACCGGGCCAAGAAGACCGTCGCCCACCTGACCAAGGTCCTGGTCTTCGCCCCGCGTGATGCGGGCGACCGGATCGCCGCGCACGTCCATTCCGTACGCGGTGAACTCGAGGTCTGGCTGGGTAAGTTCCTGGCCGCGCAGGAAGCCGCAGCGCAGAAGGCCAAGTCCAAGCGCTCGAAAGCCGCAGTCGACGACACGGCAGAGGAGGGCGGGAGCAAGTTGCTGGCCCTGCCGCGTACCAGTCGCGCCACCGTCCTGGCCGCGCTCGCGCCCCGCGACGCCATCGACATCGCGCTGTACGGCCGTTTCCTCGCCGAGATCCCCGACTCGCCCAACGTCGACGGGGCGATCCAGTCCGCCCACGCCTTTACGGTCCACGAGGCGGAGCAGACCGACGACTTCTACGCGGCGGCCGACGACGCCAAGCTCGACCGCAAGGCGAACGCCCTGGACTTTCTGGACGCCGCCGAGACTGCCGAGCACGGCGGCGCCGGCATGACCGGTTACCAGTCGCTGATCTCCGGCACGTTCTACCGCCATGCCGTCCTCGACCGGCTGCGGCTGCGCACCAACCTCGTGGCCGGAGGATTCGCCGAGGACGAGGTGGAGGTTGTCGCTGCCGCAGCCGAGGGCGAGTTCGTCACCGCCTTCGTCGACGCGTTTCCCGAGGCGAAGAGGAACTCCACCGCGTCCACCGGCTCGCTGCCGGTCCTCGTCCTCGCCTTCGACGGCGATCGCGCCTTCAACTATGCCTCCGCTTTCCAGAAGCCCATCGATGAAGCGGCCGAGAAGGCACCGGCAGGCGAGGTCGCGGCCCGCCGCCTGCTCGCCCACCACGACTTCGTCCGGGCCCGCCGCACGGACCTTTCCGCCGTACGTGCGCTCACCTACGATCTGGCCGTCCACGGCGTGCTCCAGGAACTGGGCATCAAGGACGTAACCTCCGTTGAAGGACTCACTGCGTGA